The proteins below are encoded in one region of Hordeum vulgare subsp. vulgare chromosome 3H, MorexV3_pseudomolecules_assembly, whole genome shotgun sequence:
- the LOC123439448 gene encoding uncharacterized protein LOC123439448 has translation MAATVGNGKDREEAEVHRNQRQGGRLLSRLLTRDSSAAAPSFRVYYGVSSAGAVPFLWESQPGTPKNAASDTAMPPLTPPPSYYSAAAKKHAPRKGKAAGGRKFRPSRILGSILMATRRRGRTPPSGSPTSSFSSASTSSSSASSASSFRRAGGGGGGSSSRLHSTSFSDDEETAAAAACFRVRHESFRALRGCRVAVTVRSALASVGGAAVQRV, from the coding sequence ATGGCGGCCACCGTCGGCAACGGCAAGGACAGGGAGGAGGCCGAGGTCCACCGGAACCAGAGGCAGGGGGGCAGGCTCCTCTCCAGGCTGCTCACCAGGGACAGCTCCGCCGCGGCGCCGTCCTTCCGGGTCTACTACGGCGTGTCCTCCGCCGGCGCGGTGCCGTTCCTGTGGGAGTCGCAGCCTGGCACGCCCAAGAACGCCGCCTCCGACACCGCCATGCCGCCGCTCACGCCCCCGCCGTCCTACTACTCCGCCGCCGCCAAGAAGCACGCGCCGCGCAAGGGCAAGGCCGCCGGGGGCCGCAAGTTCAGGCCGTCCCGCATCCTGGGCTCCATCCTCATGGCGACGCGCAGGCGGGGCCGGACGCCGCCGTCGGGGTCGCccacctcgtccttctcctccgcgtcgacctcctcctcctcggcctcctCGGCGTCGTCGTTCCGccgcgcgggcggcggcggcggcggaagcaGCAGCAGGCTGCACTCGACGTCGTTCTCGGACGACGaggagacggcggcggcggcggcgtgcttCAGGGTGCGGCACGAGAGCTTCCGGGCCCTCAGGGGCTGCCGCGTCGCCGTGACGGTGAGGAGCGCGCTGGCGTCCGTCGGTGGCGCCGCCGTGCAGAGGGTCTGA